Proteins from a genomic interval of Limisphaera ngatamarikiensis:
- a CDS encoding carbohydrate kinase family protein, with amino-acid sequence MKAKASAPTRRGILAGGNWIVDQVKVIDVWPQPEQLANILKQTQGTGGAPFNVLVTLARAGAPFPLWAAGMVGKDTLGRWILDTCRRYKINTRHLGQTPRAATSFTDVMTEQATGRRTFFHARGANALWRGEDLDFDKIRARIFHLAYLLLLDGLDQPDPKFGTRAGRLLARAHEAGMKTSVDVVSEDSDRYTRIVKPTLPYVDYCFMNEWEAGRTTGFKIRQPDGRLDVVTLRHAAGALLQMGVRELVVIHFPEGAFARTRRGEDVWQMSLRLPDKYVVGTAGAGDAFCAGVLWGLHEGWDLQRCLQTGICLAGASLSDATCTDGIKSLPHALGLARRFGFRPPLEELSQT; translated from the coding sequence ATGAAAGCCAAAGCGTCTGCGCCGACCCGGCGGGGGATTCTGGCCGGGGGCAACTGGATCGTGGATCAGGTCAAGGTGATTGATGTCTGGCCGCAACCGGAACAGCTGGCCAACATCCTGAAGCAAACCCAGGGCACCGGCGGCGCCCCGTTCAACGTGCTGGTGACCCTGGCCCGGGCGGGCGCGCCCTTCCCCCTCTGGGCGGCGGGTATGGTGGGCAAGGACACATTGGGCCGCTGGATCCTCGATACCTGCCGCCGTTACAAGATCAACACGCGTCACCTGGGCCAGACCCCTCGCGCCGCCACGTCCTTCACCGACGTAATGACCGAGCAGGCAACCGGCCGGCGCACGTTCTTCCACGCCCGCGGTGCCAACGCCCTCTGGCGCGGTGAGGACCTCGACTTCGACAAGATTCGCGCGCGGATTTTTCATCTGGCTTATCTGCTCCTGCTCGATGGATTGGACCAGCCCGATCCGAAGTTCGGCACCCGCGCCGGTCGCCTCCTGGCCAGGGCCCACGAGGCCGGTATGAAAACCAGCGTGGACGTGGTGAGCGAGGACAGCGACCGCTACACCCGGATCGTCAAACCCACGCTGCCCTACGTGGATTACTGTTTCATGAACGAGTGGGAAGCCGGCCGCACCACCGGTTTCAAGATCCGGCAGCCCGATGGCCGGCTGGATGTGGTCACCCTCCGGCACGCAGCCGGCGCCCTCCTGCAAATGGGCGTGCGCGAACTGGTGGTGATCCATTTCCCGGAGGGCGCCTTTGCCCGCACCCGCCGCGGTGAAGACGTCTGGCAAATGTCGCTGCGCCTGCCGGACAAGTACGTCGTGGGCACTGCCGGGGCCGGGGACGCCTTCTGTGCGGGGGTGCTCTGGGGCCTGCACGAGGGGTGGGACCTGCAACGCTGCCTGCAAACGGGAATTTGCCTGGCCGGCGCATCGCTCTCCGACGCCACCTGCACCGACGGAATCAAATCGCTCCCGCACGCCCTCGGCCTGGCCCGCCGGTTCGGCTTCCGCCCCCCGCTGGAGGAGCTGAGTCAGACTTGA
- the sufU gene encoding Fe-S cluster assembly sulfur transfer protein SufU codes for MFEDIDDLYQEVILDHCKHPRNFHELPQATCSAQGHNPLCGDQLRLYLRLEGDRIQDISFVGSGCCISKASASLLTEFARGKTRAEVERMFEAVHEMVTTGKVADGVGKLAVFAGVHKYPARVKCAILAWHALKAALRGDQTPVTTESETI; via the coding sequence ATGTTCGAAGACATTGATGATCTGTACCAGGAGGTCATCCTGGACCACTGCAAGCATCCGCGGAACTTTCACGAGCTGCCGCAGGCCACCTGCTCCGCCCAGGGACACAATCCCCTCTGCGGCGACCAGCTCCGGCTCTACCTGCGTCTGGAAGGGGACCGCATTCAGGACATCAGCTTCGTGGGGTCGGGCTGTTGCATTTCCAAGGCGTCGGCCTCCCTGTTGACCGAGTTTGCCCGGGGTAAAACCCGGGCCGAGGTGGAACGGATGTTCGAAGCCGTGCATGAGATGGTAACCACGGGGAAGGTGGCCGACGGCGTGGGCAAACTGGCCGTGTTCGCCGGCGTGCACAAGTATCCCGCCCGGGTCAAATGCGCCATCCTGGCCTGGCACGCCCTGAAAGCAGCCTTGCGAGGCGACCAGACCCCGGTGACCACCGAATCCGAGACGATCTGA
- the sufD gene encoding Fe-S cluster assembly protein SufD translates to MSQAAIETSRKVDKYINQFDRVAELRAQPAWLLESRRNALEQLQALGLPTLRDEDWRYTNVAPIARMAFKPALEPQPVDIPPDALNDLLFARVQGPRLVFVNGHYRPELSVLDGLPDGVRFGSLAAALEADEERVRQHLNRLVGTPEHGFTALNQAWFTDGAWVWIPADTCLEQPLQVVHLAGPAAEGLTFCPRNLLVVGDRAHVTLIESYVHAGAQRYFNNALTELQVGDEAHIEHLKFQDESVEGFHIAGLHASLGRACRAFLHSFALGGRISRYNLRVRLAGEGLEAILNGLYLTRGEQLADHHMIVEHAQPHCASHEYFNGILDDRSRGVFHGRILVRPGAQKTDAKQTNKNLLLSDEAQANTKPQLEIYADDVKCTHGATVGQLHPEAIFYLRSRGIGPDTARRMLIHAFAGEIIERVQYEPAREILDQLVWDRLEATSHLAVPA, encoded by the coding sequence ATGAGTCAGGCAGCGATCGAAACGAGCAGGAAAGTGGACAAGTACATCAACCAGTTCGACCGCGTGGCCGAGCTGAGGGCGCAGCCGGCCTGGTTGTTGGAAAGTCGGCGGAACGCCCTGGAGCAGTTGCAGGCCTTGGGCCTGCCCACATTGCGGGACGAGGACTGGCGTTACACCAACGTCGCGCCCATTGCCCGGATGGCTTTCAAGCCCGCGCTGGAGCCGCAGCCGGTGGACATTCCTCCGGATGCCCTCAATGACCTCCTCTTTGCCAGGGTGCAAGGGCCGAGACTGGTTTTCGTCAACGGCCATTACCGACCGGAACTGTCCGTGCTGGACGGGCTGCCCGACGGGGTCCGGTTCGGCAGCCTGGCGGCCGCGTTGGAGGCGGATGAGGAACGGGTCCGACAGCATTTGAACCGCCTGGTCGGAACGCCCGAACACGGGTTTACAGCCCTGAACCAGGCGTGGTTCACGGACGGCGCATGGGTTTGGATCCCGGCCGACACATGCCTGGAACAGCCCCTGCAGGTGGTTCATCTGGCCGGCCCGGCCGCGGAAGGTCTGACCTTTTGTCCGCGGAACCTGCTTGTGGTGGGCGACCGGGCCCATGTGACCTTGATCGAGAGCTACGTGCACGCGGGTGCCCAGCGATACTTCAACAACGCGCTGACGGAACTCCAGGTGGGCGACGAAGCCCACATCGAACACTTGAAGTTCCAGGACGAATCCGTGGAGGGCTTTCACATCGCCGGTTTGCACGCCTCGCTGGGCCGTGCCTGCCGGGCGTTCCTGCACTCCTTTGCCCTCGGCGGTCGCATTTCCCGGTACAACCTGCGTGTCCGGTTGGCCGGGGAGGGATTGGAAGCCATCCTGAACGGGCTGTATCTGACCCGGGGCGAACAACTGGCCGATCATCACATGATCGTCGAACACGCCCAACCCCACTGCGCCAGTCACGAATACTTCAACGGTATTTTGGACGACCGCTCGCGCGGGGTCTTTCACGGGCGCATCCTGGTCCGTCCCGGCGCCCAAAAAACCGACGCCAAACAAACCAACAAGAACCTGTTGCTGTCCGACGAGGCCCAGGCCAACACCAAGCCGCAGCTGGAAATCTACGCCGACGACGTCAAATGCACCCACGGCGCGACCGTGGGTCAGTTGCATCCGGAGGCCATCTTCTACCTGCGCTCGCGCGGTATCGGCCCCGACACGGCCCGGCGCATGCTCATCCACGCCTTCGCCGGGGAAATCATCGAACGCGTACAGTACGAGCCCGCCCGCGAGATCCTGGACCAACTGGTCTGGGACCGGCTCGAAGCCACCAGCCACCTGGCCGTGCCGGCCTGA
- the hflX gene encoding GTPase HflX has product MNGLIETLDRRPERVFLVAAELKHQGNGWQTRDSLDELAQLVVSAGGQVVGEGIQKVESLHPATFIGRGKAEEFAAWCRQHQVDTVVFDDELTPAQHRNLEKVFQCKVLDRTALILEIFAQRARTREGKLQVELAQLQHLLPRLTRYWGHLSRQRGGIGVRGGEGESQLEMDRRRVQDRIARIERELEEVRRQRTLQRVARKRHDYPLASLVGYTNAGKSTLLNALTGAGVLVEDKLFATLDPTTRRLRLPTRQEVLISDTVGFIRKLPHQLVEAFKATLEQVTEADLLLHVVDISHPLAEEQMAAVDAVLKEIRADQKPTLVVFNKVDRLPRQEVPARFYEKHPHAVAISALTGQGLPTLLEEIARHLRPARQLVRVAIPHERADLIARLHSVGQVVERRYYPRTARFKVHLYPQHLEEFAPYIVEGPEPVKTGPDPSPAPPAPTPVAGR; this is encoded by the coding sequence TTGAACGGCTTGATTGAAACCCTGGATCGCCGCCCGGAACGCGTCTTCCTGGTGGCGGCGGAACTGAAACATCAGGGCAACGGGTGGCAAACCCGTGATTCCCTGGACGAACTGGCCCAGCTGGTGGTGTCGGCCGGCGGCCAGGTGGTGGGGGAGGGGATTCAAAAGGTGGAATCGCTTCATCCGGCCACGTTCATCGGTCGTGGCAAGGCGGAGGAATTTGCCGCCTGGTGCCGGCAACATCAGGTGGACACGGTGGTGTTCGATGATGAACTGACCCCGGCGCAGCACCGGAACCTGGAGAAGGTCTTTCAATGCAAGGTGCTGGATCGGACGGCGCTGATCCTGGAGATCTTTGCCCAGCGGGCGCGCACGCGGGAGGGCAAACTCCAGGTGGAGCTGGCCCAGCTGCAGCATCTGCTGCCCCGGCTGACGCGATATTGGGGCCACCTGTCGCGTCAGCGGGGCGGGATTGGTGTGCGCGGGGGCGAGGGTGAATCCCAGTTGGAGATGGACCGGCGCAGGGTGCAGGACCGGATTGCCCGGATCGAACGGGAACTGGAAGAGGTCCGGCGGCAGCGCACCCTTCAGCGCGTGGCCCGCAAACGCCATGACTATCCGCTGGCCTCGCTGGTGGGTTACACCAATGCCGGCAAGTCCACCCTGCTGAATGCCCTGACCGGTGCCGGGGTTCTGGTGGAGGACAAGTTGTTTGCCACGTTGGACCCCACCACGCGCCGGTTGCGGCTGCCCACACGGCAGGAGGTTTTGATCAGTGATACGGTGGGGTTCATCCGGAAACTGCCGCACCAGCTCGTGGAGGCTTTCAAGGCGACTTTGGAACAGGTGACCGAGGCCGACCTGCTCCTGCACGTGGTGGACATCAGCCATCCGCTGGCGGAGGAGCAAATGGCCGCCGTGGACGCGGTGCTGAAGGAGATCCGCGCCGACCAGAAACCCACGCTGGTGGTCTTCAACAAGGTGGATCGGCTGCCGCGCCAGGAGGTGCCGGCCCGGTTCTATGAAAAACATCCGCATGCCGTGGCCATCTCGGCCCTCACGGGCCAGGGGTTACCGACCCTGCTGGAGGAAATCGCGCGTCACCTCCGGCCGGCCCGGCAACTGGTGCGGGTGGCCATCCCCCATGAGCGGGCCGATCTGATCGCGCGCCTGCACAGCGTCGGTCAGGTGGTGGAACGCCGGTACTATCCCCGCACGGCCCGGTTCAAGGTGCATCTGTATCCGCAGCACTTGGAGGAGTTTGCACCCTACATTGTGGAAGGCCCCGAACCGGTCAAGACGGGTCCCGACCCGTCCCCTGCACCCCCGGCCCCGACGCCCGTGGCGGGCCGGTAA
- a CDS encoding metal-sulfur cluster assembly factor produces MIREEALWEALRRVVDPELGCNIVDLGLVYELECREDRVRVHMTTTNPGCPLEGVLVAGAQQALLSVPGVTEAEVIVVHDPPWHPGLVRPEGWSDLHARD; encoded by the coding sequence ATGATCCGCGAAGAAGCATTGTGGGAGGCGTTGCGCCGTGTGGTGGACCCGGAACTCGGTTGCAACATCGTGGACCTGGGCCTTGTGTACGAGCTGGAGTGTCGGGAGGATCGGGTGCGAGTGCACATGACAACGACCAATCCCGGTTGCCCGCTGGAGGGCGTGCTGGTGGCGGGGGCCCAACAGGCGTTGCTGTCGGTTCCCGGTGTGACGGAGGCGGAAGTGATCGTGGTTCATGACCCGCCCTGGCACCCGGGACTGGTCCGGCCCGAGGGGTGGTCGGACCTGCATGCCCGGGATTAG
- a CDS encoding cbb3-type cytochrome c oxidase subunit I codes for MPPLSAHAPPVGLPLRFFGVGLLSVVGLPVGILLRPEVLATYHYNQFVIALTHLTVLGWMGSVVFGALYQLVPVVLGTRLYSGRLAHWHFVCHLVGFAGMVWMFWRWDPKQVGHFGSVLALGVGLCVWNLVRTVLRAPRRTWMSVVVLSSLFWWGAVVTVGLGVAAAKCTYESAARLDPTTPLGALVHALESTATYLRRFDPIALMHAHAHLGLVGAFLILLVGVSYQLVPMFTLGPAPSPRRVLGVWALLNLATAGSFLTILHRSPWKLCFTGIGLVALAGYGWDLAQVLRRRKRPELDFAMRYFLTGLAWLIPLGGLALYLSWPGLVLTARVGQWENVYGLWALTGLFTFCLLGMLYKIVPFLAWYRWYAPWVGLRPVPALHELYRGGWLRTGYGLHMAAVLGWTLGALASHTQWVRAGALLFAAAMMLHAVNLGWVWVRRAEPAERAAGVPEPRWRSAS; via the coding sequence GTGCCACCTCTGTCGGCGCATGCGCCCCCGGTGGGATTGCCGTTGCGGTTTTTCGGCGTGGGCCTGCTTTCGGTGGTGGGGCTGCCCGTGGGCATCCTGCTCCGGCCCGAAGTGCTGGCCACGTACCACTACAACCAGTTCGTCATTGCACTGACCCATTTGACGGTGCTGGGTTGGATGGGTTCGGTGGTCTTTGGCGCCCTGTATCAACTGGTGCCGGTGGTCCTGGGTACGCGGCTGTACAGCGGACGGCTGGCGCATTGGCATTTCGTGTGTCACCTGGTCGGGTTTGCTGGCATGGTCTGGATGTTCTGGCGATGGGATCCCAAGCAGGTGGGCCACTTCGGCTCGGTCCTGGCGCTGGGTGTGGGGTTGTGCGTGTGGAACCTGGTGCGGACGGTACTGCGGGCGCCACGGCGGACCTGGATGAGCGTCGTTGTTTTGAGTTCGCTGTTCTGGTGGGGTGCCGTGGTGACGGTGGGATTGGGCGTTGCCGCGGCGAAGTGCACGTATGAATCGGCGGCGCGGCTGGATCCGACCACGCCCCTGGGGGCGCTGGTGCATGCCCTGGAATCCACGGCCACGTATCTCCGGCGTTTCGACCCGATCGCCCTGATGCATGCGCACGCGCATCTGGGACTGGTGGGGGCCTTTCTGATCCTGCTGGTGGGGGTTTCGTATCAGCTGGTGCCGATGTTCACGTTGGGACCGGCGCCTTCCCCGCGACGCGTGCTCGGGGTCTGGGCTCTGCTCAACCTGGCCACCGCGGGCAGCTTCCTGACCATCCTCCATCGCAGCCCGTGGAAGTTGTGTTTCACCGGGATCGGGTTGGTTGCGCTGGCGGGGTACGGATGGGACCTGGCGCAGGTGTTGCGCCGCCGGAAACGGCCGGAGTTGGATTTTGCCATGCGCTACTTCCTGACCGGGCTGGCGTGGCTGATCCCGCTGGGCGGTTTGGCGCTGTACCTGTCGTGGCCCGGGCTGGTGCTGACGGCGCGGGTGGGGCAATGGGAAAACGTGTACGGGTTGTGGGCGCTGACGGGCCTGTTCACGTTTTGCCTTCTGGGCATGTTGTACAAGATCGTGCCCTTCCTGGCGTGGTATCGTTGGTACGCGCCGTGGGTGGGGTTGCGCCCGGTGCCGGCCCTTCATGAGTTGTACCGGGGCGGGTGGCTTCGGACGGGCTATGGCCTCCATATGGCGGCGGTGCTGGGTTGGACTTTGGGTGCGTTGGCGTCCCACACCCAGTGGGTGCGGGCGGGCGCGCTGCTCTTTGCCGCCGCCATGATGTTGCATGCGGTGAATCTGGGATGGGTTTGGGTGCGACGCGCCGAACCCGCGGAACGTGCGGCTGGCGTGCCCGAACCCCGGTGGAGGTCGGCGTCATGA
- a CDS encoding DUF2249 domain-containing protein produces the protein MNSTMVTVDVREDLKAGRQPCGRIMDAVAALGPGQSLRLLVPFEPVPLYSVLAARGFQHSTRQLPGGDFEVVFVPTDEGGIGEASADLPEGATGSAGCGCGCGGAREAELTGQVELDLRGLAPPEPMTRVLETLVHLPAGTTLVVRTDRQPLHLYPLLARRGFQARTEALPDGSFMTRIDPA, from the coding sequence ATGAACTCGACCATGGTTACCGTGGATGTCCGGGAGGATTTGAAGGCAGGGCGGCAACCCTGCGGCCGGATCATGGACGCCGTGGCGGCGTTGGGGCCGGGGCAGTCGCTGCGTTTGCTGGTGCCCTTTGAGCCGGTGCCGCTCTACAGCGTTCTGGCTGCGCGCGGATTCCAACACAGCACGCGCCAACTGCCCGGGGGCGACTTTGAGGTGGTCTTTGTCCCGACGGATGAGGGGGGAATCGGAGAGGCGTCGGCCGACCTGCCGGAGGGGGCGACCGGCTCGGCCGGTTGCGGATGCGGGTGCGGCGGTGCCCGGGAGGCTGAACTGACGGGTCAGGTGGAGCTGGACCTGCGTGGTTTGGCACCGCCCGAACCCATGACGCGCGTTCTGGAGACGTTGGTGCATCTGCCGGCCGGCACCACGCTGGTCGTGCGCACGGATCGACAGCCGCTGCACCTTTACCCCCTGCTGGCCCGGCGCGGGTTTCAAGCCCGCACGGAGGCGTTGCCGGACGGTTCCTTCATGACCCGGATCGACCCGGCGTGA
- a CDS encoding tetratricopeptide repeat protein, whose amino-acid sequence MSNLLMVLLTALLASNAPPAELALPAPPPARTNLVANPEDPVEKEYRRLLELDDQTLAELDRLIRDFQSAGADNESARAELRRRIDERIEQVRKAYEDFLRRHPNHARARLAYGSFLNEIKEEEGAVEQWEKARQLDPQNPAAWNNLANYYGHRGPVTNAFQYYQKAIELDPLEPVYYHNFGTTVYLFRKDAMEFFGITEQQVFDKALDLYARALQLDPTNFFLAHDIAQTYYGIQPLRTNEALLAWTYTLGLARDNLERQGVLIHLARVRILAGQFEEARALLEKVTEPALQELKNRVERNLKYREAQARGATNDPPTTSRR is encoded by the coding sequence ATGAGTAATCTGCTGATGGTGCTGTTGACGGCGCTTCTGGCTTCCAATGCGCCGCCGGCCGAGCTTGCCCTGCCCGCCCCACCGCCCGCGCGGACCAACCTGGTCGCCAATCCCGAGGATCCGGTCGAAAAGGAGTACCGGCGGCTTTTGGAGTTGGACGACCAGACGCTGGCGGAGCTGGACCGGCTGATCCGCGACTTCCAGAGCGCCGGAGCCGACAATGAGTCGGCGCGGGCGGAGTTGCGCCGGCGGATTGACGAGCGGATCGAGCAGGTGCGCAAGGCGTACGAGGATTTCCTCCGGCGCCATCCGAATCATGCGCGGGCGCGGCTGGCATATGGCAGCTTCCTGAACGAGATCAAGGAAGAGGAGGGCGCTGTGGAACAGTGGGAAAAGGCCCGCCAACTGGACCCGCAGAACCCGGCTGCCTGGAACAACCTGGCCAACTACTACGGCCACCGCGGTCCCGTGACCAACGCCTTCCAGTATTACCAGAAGGCCATCGAACTCGACCCGCTCGAACCGGTGTACTATCACAACTTCGGCACCACCGTGTACCTCTTCCGCAAGGACGCCATGGAGTTTTTCGGGATCACGGAACAACAGGTGTTCGACAAGGCCCTGGACCTGTACGCGCGGGCGTTGCAGCTGGATCCCACGAACTTCTTCCTCGCGCACGACATCGCCCAGACCTACTACGGCATTCAACCGCTCCGGACCAACGAGGCGCTGCTGGCCTGGACCTATACGCTGGGACTGGCCCGGGACAACCTGGAACGTCAGGGCGTGCTCATTCATCTGGCGCGGGTCCGCATCCTGGCCGGACAGTTTGAAGAGGCCCGGGCACTGTTGGAAAAGGTGACCGAACCCGCGCTGCAAGAACTGAAGAACCGGGTGGAGCGCAACCTGAAGTACCGGGAAGCGCAGGCCCGCGGCGCCACCAACGACCCTCCCACCACGTCGCGCCGCTAG